From the genome of Ziziphus jujuba cultivar Dongzao chromosome 4, ASM3175591v1:
TAAAGCAGGTGagttttatataaaatcaatgaTAGAATCTGATCGAGCTGCATCTTCTCGGCATTCTGTCTCCTGATTAAGTTCCACTTTAACATTCACCAAACCAAAGGTCCCccctgttctttttttctttttttttcttcttttcattcTTATACGGTAATTTTTGTACAAGCTCATAAAACCCCCGCATCACTGTATAAACATACATGGGCTTTGATCAAGCTTACATGGGATAATTCACTCTCATTTGTAATTAGAGGCAGATTCTACCTCTGTGATCCTTAcagtcttttgttttttcaaaagaaaaaattaaatactgcTGTTCTTTTACCTGGTAATAGCAGGCTTTTGATAGATCTATTTTGGGTAATAATGCCTAGCAGGAGACTGTCGATgtcattttttatgaatttgatcgatgtcatttttcataaatttgataggatatttttatattgcATAAGTATTCCAGTTGAAAGCGATGACATTCAAAAATTGTGGGATGTACTTTAATGTCAACAGCCTGGTGTTAAGGTCCTAATGATTTTGGTGAAAGTTGACATCCTAATGATTGTGGCACCGTGAGGTAGCTTTCAAAGTTAAGCCAGACTGGTTTGGTATAAAGAATTGAAAATGGTACTAGACTACCAGAGCGAAATGCCCCAGACCCCCAAACATTAATTTTATTCCTCATCTTTTTTGGTTTGGGTATGAGGGGTTTGATTGAAGTGAAATGAAagccttttttgtctttttttttttttttttttcaaaatttttttaaatttttggggaTAATGAGAAGTGAAAGACATTTATTGTTTGAGGGTGAGGGTTTCAAATTTCAAAGCCAGCAGGAGGAGCTCTGTTTTTCCAACTTTACCTATTTGGGGCTATAAACCTTTATTCAGGTTTTACTCCTGGCTCTGGGCTATATGCCATatgggaaataaaaaataaaaattaaaaaataaaaattaaaaaattaaagaaagcaCGGAAACACTTCAATATGCTTGTCAACTGGATAGAAAAAGAACCCTTAGCCGTTGTTGCATCTCTTCACcattaaatattacattttatAATCACAACAATGGTTAGGCAGTAGTTGATATTTCTCTTTTCGCACTGGATTGAGGAGTTGATAATGTTAGTATTGGGTAGGTAAATTGGACTACTTTTCCcacccaaataaataaacaaatagtaaactattattattattattattatttttaattgttgtcATAATCATATAGCCAAATTTCAAGTTGCTCACCCTCACACACACTGCCTTTCCCTCTCCTTCCTCTTTAACCTTGTAGAAATTCTCTCTATttatcattctctctctctctctctcttttgttaTGATTTTTATCACATCCCAATGCCAATTCCTTTTTAAGTCCTCTGCTCTTTGTCTACCACCCTTTGTCTCCCACCTTTACTCATGGACATTTCTCCATTCTTACCAACCACCATCATGTTCTCCGTGTATGCCATTCCTCGCTCCTCTCTTTTAACTCTTCCAATTTCTTGACCGTTAAGATTCGAAATTCTCTGTGTGTTGAAACCCCCCCACCCCAATTCATAACCCAACAGAAATGGGATGCTGTCTCAGCACCAACACCACCTCCCGGAAAGTTCCTGTTTCTGATCGCCCAGATGAAGCACACCACTTCCATGCGAGGTCTCTCGTGCCGGAGCCCGAACATGCTAACCGAGTCGGAAAAACCCAAAACGACTGGGACCCATCGTTGCCATCccctgttgttgttgttgaagaAGAGTATGTGAAAGAGGTTCTCTCTGAAACCCCAATTTGGAGACCCCAACAAGAACACAAGGTAATGCTAGACGAGAACACCCCTTTGCCTTGTAATAATAACCACCATCATCATGCAGAGGCCAAAGATGTCTCTGAGACTTGTGGGATCAGTGAGAGCTTCTCACTGTCGACTACGACGACGGCGACAACTACTACCACCATCACTGAGGTAAGAGATCAAGAAGACGAAGCCACAAGTAAACGAAAGAGAGAAGTGGGTTATTCCACCAGAGCTAGACTAAATGGATCCCAGCAAGCAATTTCACGTAGGAAGCGTCCTAATTCCGGCGGTGACGTCGCTGGTCGGAGAGAACGAGGACGAGGACGAACCGTATCTCCGGCGAGTAGATTTGAAACCACCCCTGCGGCGGAGAAGAGAAATCGCATTGAAGCGGGGTCAACTCGTGGGAGAGAAGCGGTGGGTCAGGTTAGGATCATGCAGCGTACTAC
Proteins encoded in this window:
- the LOC112491310 gene encoding uncharacterized protein LOC112491310 codes for the protein MGCCLSTNTTSRKVPVSDRPDEAHHFHARSLVPEPEHANRVGKTQNDWDPSLPSPVVVVEEEYVKEVLSETPIWRPQQEHKVMLDENTPLPCNNNHHHHAEAKDVSETCGISESFSLSTTTTATTTTTITEVRDQEDEATSKRKREVGYSTRARLNGSQQAISRRKRPNSGGDVAGRRERGRGRTVSPASRFETTPAAEKRNRIEAGSTRGREAVGQVRIMQRTTVGSTGGVRRDIGEVSSRRSRSPATGRVGGVNQEGLKRSPSKATERAGDKSMGVDVDGGRTKEVLNDAVLQAGNESLENPLVSLECFIFL